Part of the Bombina bombina isolate aBomBom1 chromosome 8, aBomBom1.pri, whole genome shotgun sequence genome is shown below.
tacacacacacacacacacacacatatatatacacacacatacacacatatatatatatatatatatatatatatatacacacacacatacacatatatatatacacacacacatacacacatatatatatatatatatatatatatatatatacacacacacacatatatatacacacacatacacatatatatacacacacatacatatatatacacacacatatatatatatatatatatatatatatatatatatatacacacacatatatatatatacacacacacatacacacacacacacacatatatatatatatatatatatatatatatacacacacacacacacacatacacatatatatatatatacacacacacagagaaaacccagcactcacttacaagctctcagctaagatttaaaagcaaaaatggaaaggttagtcaccgcatctggccaaatgggacaagctcaggtaccacgtcaaggtcctctccaatacctgagaccctaaaacagccacacaatgcaagctttcaaatccaaacaaactgaaaacaagggaagggtgcacaggaatatgtaaccaccctagacatatacaaaacacggaagggaactgcactctcataccggaccgggtacacatcccatgaccctgaaacatgctcagccctgggtgccactggcactcacaggaagctgtgctgtccccagagccacaagcagttaaccccagacaggtctgggtgcaagaaccatagggaaaattacaaaacaaattaatacaacacacagagaaaacccagcactcacttacaagctctcagctaagatttaaaagcaaaaatggaaaggttagtcaccgcatctggccaaatgggacaagctcaggtaccacgtcaaggtcctctccaatacctgagaccctaaaacagccacacaatgcaagctttcaaatccaaacaaactgaaaacaagggaagggtgcacaggaatatgtgcggtgactaacctttccatttttgcttttaaatcttagctgagagcttgtaagtgagtgctgggttttctctgtgtgttgtattaatttgttttgtaattttccctatggttcttgcacccagacctgcctggggttaactgcttgtggctctggggacagcacagcttcctgtgagtgccagtggcacccagggctgagcatgtttcagggtcatgggatgtgtacccggtccggtatgagagtgcagttcccttccgtgttttgtatatgtctagggtggttacatattcctgtgcacccttcccttgttttcagtttgtttggatttgaaagcttgcattgtgtggctgttttagggtctcaggtattggagaggaccttgacgtggtacctgagcttgtcccatttggccagatgcggtgacaaacctttccatttttgcttttaaatcttagctgagagcttgtaagtgagtgctgggttttctctgtgtgttgtattaatttgttttgtaattttccctatggttcttgcacccagacctgtctggggttaactgcttgtggctctggggacagcacagcttcctgtgagtgccagtggcacccagggctgagcatgtttcagggtcatgggatgtgtacccggtccggtatgagagtgcagttcccttccgtgttttgtatatatatacacatatatatatatatatatatatatatatatatatacacacacacacacacacacacacacacacacacacacacacacacacacacacacacatatatatatatatatatatatatatatatatatatacatacacatatatatatataaatacacacatacatatatatatatatatatatatatatatatatatatatatatatatacacacacatatatatatatatatatatatatatatacacacatacttatatatatatatatatatatatatatatatatacacacacacacacacacacacacacacacatatatatatatatatatatatatatatacacacacatacatacacacacatatatatatacacacacatatatatatatacacacatacatacacacatatatatatatatacacacacatatatatatacacacacatatatatacacacacatacagatatatatatatatatacacatacacacacacatatatatatatatatatatatatatatacacacatacttatatatatatatatatatatatatatatatacacacacacacacacacacacacacatatatatatatatatatatatatatatatatatacacacacatacatacacacacatatatatatacacacacatatatatatatacacacatacatacacacatatatatatatacacacacatatatatatatacacacacatatatatacacacacatacagatatatatatatatatacacatacacacacacaaacacagtataaTTGCAGCACACTTATTAAATCAAAAATATGGTTAACTTGTTTAATTCATtaattactgctcttttatatgcttgaaataaatgttttttgggggtgggggtgttgaaattgaaaaaaaaaactgatctGATGAGCATGATTTTTAAAATGTCAGCAATAGCTCTAGGTTGTAAATTCTTATTAGCAGAGTGTGCCTCCTCTTGTATTAATTTGTATTGTCAAAGTCTTATAACTGGATTGTAACTCTATATAACAGATTCCATATGATCATGAACAATGCACTATGGAATATAAAGATATATGATGATAATGATTAATACTactaatattattatcattattattattattaataataatcctTAAAGAAACCAGAAATCAGATTGTTTCTCTccaataactttattaatatttttttttttttacaaatgttgtaTACTTTCAACAAATATCACATTTGACATActgtttacaatatatatatatttctgcttaCCCATAtggaagataataaaaaaaaatacattgcaaatacACTGTGACATTTGCCCAACAGTCCAGTAATATATTTTACAGAATAATTCAAATATTGAATATTATCAGCTATTAACCTTCCTCACTGAGGATACTATAATTGTAATATACAAAAAAGGTTATAGATTCTAATCCCACAATTCAGTTAGTTATAGAAAAATAAGCAACTTTATATAAACTGTGCTTTGTAATCTGCAAGAAATATACAACTAAATTACTTTGATTTATTTAGCTCACTTCCTCACTGAGGATACTAAAATTGTAATATACAAAAATAGGTATTGGTTTTTACTCTCACTATTTAGGTTAATTAAATGATTTTATAGAACATTTACATTGTATTCTGCAacaaatgtacatataaaaatacagtttTCTCACTGAGAATACTTACATTGTAATGTACAAAAATGGGTATAGCTTCTAATCTCACAATTAACTTTATATAAACAGTGCATTACATTTTGcaacatatatacaaacaaaacacTCATAGTCACAGTAATGAGGCATTTGTCAGAAGTTCCCAGTATCAGATTATAAATCatatatttacattgtatattttttataattactaTGTGACTTGATAATTTCTTTCTTTGAAGATAATCTGCTGATGCTGTTACATCTACTTCTATGAACAATATTGTTTTACTTAAATCCATGAACTGTATCACAATTCAAGAGTTCCTGAATAACTCACCACTGTAGTTTTAATATAAAACACACTTTTGATAATAACATTGTTATTACATAAATGACATAATAATATATTCTAAcaatatatgtaaaaacatattgtaATAATGTAATTAAATAGCTGCTATGAGTGCAGGTAAAGCAAAAGTATTCCCATGTAGTAGGTAAAAAAAAAGTCTGTGGATTTACTGCCAAGGTCTCCAGATATTCCTGGTGCTCAATAGGGCAGTGTGCTTGGAGGGTATGGGGCTGTGAGACATCATGACAAAACAGACATCTTCTGATAGAGACTGTGCCTTCTGGATATGATGCAACAGGTTGACTTCAGTTTCTGGCTGTGTCTGCAGGGAGAGGAAGTTCAGAGAGTCCTGGAGACATCTAGAGTGACCTTCTCTGTAGGACTGGCTGGGTGATGGTGctgctataaataaaaacaaaaataaaacacattagGTTTGTACACATTATTATTGTTAAGTTATATCAGaaaaaaagtgaacaaaaaaacagaaaaacaaaactaaacactaTACTTACATTTAGCAGCCAGATGCTGTTGCAGGAAGCTCACTGTCATCTCCAGGATATCAGCCTTCTCTGGTTTGGATGGAAGTTGCTGTTTCTGAAACTCTTTCTCCAGCAATATCCTGAGCTGCTCAATGCTGCTGTTAATACGATCTCTCCTCATCTTCTCAATCACTGGCTTCTTTAGctgggagaaaatacaagattttATGAGTATGATGGTGTACAGAATATATCTTATACAAAGCATTTCAAGCCCCAAATCAAATTTCCTCTTTAAATGTGTATGGGGGTGGGATGGGGGGTATAATATACTGGGATCAGTTGAGGTTACAAATAATTTTAATGTTGCCAGTTTAAATTTTTAAACTTTTGCTTGATACCCAAGACAGcgtaaaacaattaaatttgtcatAAACATATGTCACCAGCCAAATGTCAAATAATGCTTACCTTTctaagaatttttccttcactgttgCAATGAGCACTTTTCATGGTAAGGATACAAGGAGCCATCCTGTTCAGTAAGTGTACAACAGTCATTCAAGAGAAAAGCTGCCACTACAGCAAATGACCCCTCTATATATAGTGCTCCCTGTGCATAATTAGGTGTGAGGAACTGGCTGTGCAGAGGTTCCCACACTCAACAGCCAATCACAGCTCTAGGATGGACAATAGAAGTGTGTCCCATTATATGGGGACATCTGGAGTTTGTGATACAGCAGAATAGTATAGAAGGCAGGGGGCAAGCTGTGGGATGGAAGTAAAGTGTGGGAAAGACATATATCAAAATGCTATTAAGATGCATAATGAAGATCTTAACAAATTAGatgtatataacaaataaaatacctGTTCTGGGGTATCAAATAATctttaatgaattaaaaatatTG
Proteins encoded:
- the LOC128638811 gene encoding transcription factor HES-5-like, producing the protein MAPCILTMKSAHCNSEGKILRKLKKPVIEKMRRDRINSSIEQLRILLEKEFQKQQLPSKPEKADILEMTVSFLQQHLAAKSAPSPSQSYREGHSRCLQDSLNFLSLQTQPETEVNLLHHIQKAQSLSEDVCFVMMSHSPIPSKHTALLSTRNIWRPWQ